One genomic region from Haloarcula taiwanensis encodes:
- a CDS encoding 2-isopropylmalate synthase, whose product MEASSYGCLCPTTRARRNLRRIEFFQGTLDSTSEITDARIFDTTLRDGEQSPRTSFNYEDKREIAALLDEMGTHVIEAGFPVNSDAEFEAVRDIAESTRVTTCGLARVVEKDIEAALDSGVDMVHTFVSTSDVQLQDSMHATRQEALDTAVDCVEMIKDAGVECMFSPMDATRTDEDFLVEVIEATSAAGADWINIPDTCGVATPRRFYDLIEIVDDCTDAYIDVHTHDDFGLASANAISGFEAGASQAQVSVNGIGERAGNAAYEEVVMALESLYDVDTGIDTTRITELSRIVEEKSDIGVPANKPVVGRNAFSHESGIHAAGVIENSDTFEPGVMTPEMVGATRELVLGKHTGAHSVRERLVDAGYDPTEAEVREVTRRVKEYGAEEQVTLSVLERFAEEIGVTEESEEVRA is encoded by the coding sequence GTGGAAGCATCCAGTTACGGGTGCTTATGTCCAACAACGAGGGCACGTCGGAATCTCCGGCGGATCGAGTTCTTCCAGGGCACACTGGATTCCACGTCTGAGATTACAGACGCACGGATTTTCGACACCACGCTGCGCGATGGTGAGCAGTCACCACGTACGTCGTTCAACTACGAGGACAAACGCGAGATAGCCGCGCTGCTCGACGAGATGGGGACCCACGTCATCGAGGCCGGGTTCCCCGTCAACTCCGACGCGGAGTTCGAGGCAGTGCGCGATATCGCTGAGTCCACGCGAGTGACGACCTGCGGACTGGCGCGCGTGGTCGAGAAAGACATCGAGGCGGCTCTGGATTCGGGTGTGGACATGGTCCACACCTTCGTCTCGACGTCGGATGTACAGTTGCAGGATTCCATGCACGCGACCCGTCAAGAGGCGCTCGACACTGCCGTCGACTGTGTCGAGATGATCAAAGATGCGGGCGTCGAATGCATGTTCTCGCCGATGGACGCCACGAGGACCGACGAGGACTTCCTCGTCGAAGTCATCGAGGCCACGTCCGCGGCGGGGGCGGACTGGATTAACATTCCGGACACGTGTGGGGTCGCCACGCCGCGGCGGTTCTACGACCTCATCGAAATCGTCGACGACTGCACCGACGCCTACATCGACGTGCACACGCACGACGACTTCGGGCTGGCGTCGGCCAACGCCATCTCCGGCTTCGAAGCTGGAGCCAGTCAGGCGCAGGTGTCGGTCAACGGCATCGGCGAACGCGCCGGCAACGCGGCCTACGAAGAGGTCGTGATGGCGCTGGAGTCGCTGTACGACGTCGACACCGGAATCGACACCACCCGCATCACGGAGCTGTCGCGGATCGTCGAGGAGAAATCCGACATCGGGGTGCCGGCGAACAAGCCCGTCGTCGGGCGCAACGCCTTCTCCCACGAGAGCGGCATCCACGCCGCCGGTGTCATCGAGAACTCCGACACGTTCGAGCCGGGCGTCATGACCCCCGAGATGGTCGGGGCCACGCGCGAACTCGTGCTCGGCAAGCACACCGGGGCCCACTCGGTTCGGGAGCGGCTCGTCGACGCGGGCTACGACCCGACCGAGGCGGAGGTCAGAGAAGTGACCCGCCGCGTCAAAGAGTACGGCGCGGAGGAACAGGTCACCCTGTCGGTGCTCGAACGGTTCGCCGAGGAGATCGGCGTGACCGAGGAGAGCGAGGAGGTCCGGGCGTAG
- a CDS encoding 3-isopropylmalate dehydratase small subunit: MSDPTEDIPSVDYVEGSGIPIRGNDIDTDQIIPARFMKVVTFDGLGEFAFFDLRFDDEDNEKDHPFNEERFQDSNVMVVNNNFGCGSSREHAPQALMRWGIDAIIGEGFAEIFAGNCLALGIPTVTADHETINALQQWVDDNPDGEIEVDVRAETVTYGDNEINVSVDRAQREALVEGNWDTTALMKANKNAIEETASQLPYLDQTRSDIEADD, encoded by the coding sequence GTGAGCGACCCCACTGAGGACATCCCGTCGGTCGATTACGTCGAGGGTTCCGGCATCCCGATTCGCGGGAACGACATCGACACGGATCAGATCATCCCGGCGCGGTTCATGAAGGTCGTCACCTTCGACGGGCTGGGCGAGTTCGCCTTCTTCGACCTGCGGTTCGACGACGAGGACAACGAGAAGGACCACCCGTTCAACGAGGAGCGGTTTCAGGACTCGAACGTGATGGTCGTCAACAACAACTTCGGCTGTGGCTCCTCCCGCGAACACGCGCCACAGGCCCTGATGCGTTGGGGCATCGACGCCATCATCGGCGAGGGCTTCGCAGAGATTTTCGCCGGGAACTGTCTCGCGCTCGGCATCCCGACGGTCACCGCCGACCACGAGACGATCAACGCGCTCCAGCAGTGGGTTGATGACAACCCCGACGGCGAGATTGAGGTTGACGTGCGAGCGGAGACTGTCACCTACGGCGACAACGAGATCAACGTCAGCGTTGACCGCGCCCAGCGCGAGGCGCTCGTCGAGGGCAACTGGGACACGACGGCGCTGATGAAGGCTAACAAGAACGCTATCGAGGAGACAGCCTCGCAGTTGCCGTACCTCGATCAGACGCGGTCGGATATCGAAGCGGACGATTGA
- a CDS encoding DeoR family transcriptional regulator — MLPAERKRTIVQLVTERDGCSVSELAAELEFSKATIRRDLRDLESEGRIERSHGGAVPASSVGTERPYGQREVDHYAEKQAIAERAAQEVREGQVVCFDAGSTTMEVARAVPDSDYVAATNMPDLATELAERDVDAKLTGGSLRPRTRALVGPTAERAIERMNFDLLFLGTNALDSAAGLSTPNEDEAAVKELMVERARRVVLVADASKFGDRSFVSFADLDQVDLLVTDASPSGALATALADADVPVEEVST; from the coding sequence ATGCTCCCGGCCGAGCGAAAGCGCACTATCGTCCAGTTGGTGACAGAGCGAGACGGCTGTTCAGTGTCGGAGCTGGCCGCGGAACTGGAGTTCTCGAAGGCGACGATACGCCGCGACCTCCGGGATTTGGAATCCGAAGGCCGGATCGAGCGATCCCACGGCGGCGCGGTACCGGCGTCCTCTGTCGGCACCGAACGACCCTACGGCCAGCGTGAGGTCGACCACTACGCCGAGAAACAAGCGATTGCGGAGCGAGCCGCGCAGGAGGTCCGGGAGGGACAGGTCGTCTGTTTCGACGCGGGTTCGACGACAATGGAAGTGGCCCGTGCGGTTCCGGACAGTGATTATGTCGCGGCGACGAACATGCCGGACCTCGCGACAGAACTGGCCGAACGGGACGTTGACGCCAAACTCACCGGTGGCAGTCTGCGGCCCCGAACCCGTGCGCTCGTCGGCCCGACGGCCGAGCGCGCCATCGAGCGGATGAACTTCGACCTGCTGTTCCTGGGGACCAACGCCCTCGACAGCGCCGCCGGGCTGTCGACGCCAAACGAGGACGAGGCGGCCGTCAAGGAACTGATGGTCGAACGCGCCCGCAGGGTCGTGCTGGTCGCCGACGCGTCGAAGTTCGGCGACCGGAGCTTCGTCAGTTTCGCCGACCTGGACCAGGTCGATTTGCTCGTCACCGACGCCAGCCCGTCGGGGGCACTCGCCACAGCGCTCGCAGACGCCGACGTGCCCGTTGAGGAGGTCAGCACATGA
- a CDS encoding isocitrate dehydrogenase (catalyzes the formation of 2-oxoglutarate from isocitrate) has product MTHEIAVIPGDGIGQEVTPAAVEVLEAIDTVDFDFIEGEAGDAVKEATGEALPQETRDLAADADATLFGAAGETAADVILPLRQVVGSFANVRPARSYPGLDAVQPDTDIVFIRENTEGVYKGIESEIADGVTTCTRVITEDASEKIAEYGFSYAKQNDYDDVTIAHKANVMRTTDGLFLDAASAVGDDRGASYDTALMDALAMHLVMNPQDYGVVICPNLAGDMLSDLAAGLVGGLGLLPSANIGEENALFEPVHGSAPDIAGESIANPSAMILSAAMLLDHLGYDEQGDAVRTAVESVLDSGPRTPDLGGDASTADVTAAVIDEL; this is encoded by the coding sequence ATGACACACGAGATAGCCGTTATTCCCGGCGATGGAATCGGACAGGAGGTCACACCCGCTGCGGTGGAAGTGCTGGAGGCCATCGATACCGTCGACTTCGACTTTATTGAGGGCGAGGCCGGCGACGCAGTGAAGGAAGCAACCGGCGAGGCGCTCCCGCAGGAGACGCGTGACTTGGCGGCTGACGCCGACGCGACGCTGTTCGGCGCGGCCGGTGAGACGGCGGCCGACGTAATCTTGCCGCTCCGGCAGGTTGTCGGCTCGTTCGCCAACGTCCGCCCAGCCCGTTCGTATCCTGGTCTAGACGCCGTCCAGCCCGACACCGACATCGTGTTCATCCGGGAGAATACCGAGGGCGTCTACAAGGGCATCGAGAGCGAAATCGCCGACGGCGTCACCACCTGCACGCGTGTCATCACTGAGGACGCCTCGGAGAAAATCGCCGAGTACGGCTTCAGCTACGCGAAGCAAAACGACTACGACGATGTGACTATCGCCCACAAGGCCAACGTCATGCGCACCACCGACGGCCTGTTCCTCGATGCGGCCTCGGCGGTCGGCGACGACCGGGGGGCGTCCTACGACACCGCGCTGATGGACGCGCTGGCGATGCACCTCGTGATGAACCCTCAGGACTACGGCGTCGTCATCTGTCCGAACCTCGCCGGCGACATGCTGTCGGACCTTGCTGCGGGCCTCGTCGGCGGCCTCGGCCTGCTGCCGTCGGCCAACATCGGCGAGGAGAACGCGCTGTTCGAGCCGGTTCACGGCTCCGCGCCCGATATCGCTGGTGAGAGCATCGCTAACCCGTCAGCGATGATTCTCTCCGCAGCGATGTTGCTCGACCACCTCGGCTACGACGAACAGGGCGATGCAGTCCGAACGGCTGTCGAGTCCGTGCTCGACTCAGGCCCTCGAACGCCGGATCTGGGCGGCGACGCGTCTACTGCGGACGTAACCGCCGCGGTTATCGACGAACTGTAA
- a CDS encoding fosmidomycin resistance protein — translation MLSSPAWLTLEVKYPDRATAFYEAFLELDIVSEGPDEAVLAAGDTELRLRAPGTVPRGGLHTHYALTIPEREYDDWYDRLDERFDLVEHTFGDARSLYFYDPEGNCVELGERAIDGTGVTGLFELVLEAEELSSAMEFYTTLGFEVVDDGRDEGRVRLSTGELDLELWSPRLGIADARGGVHVDFGVVADDPKSTAKEVADDALAVTSVDDGVRIRDPDGHYLTLVSAQVAAGVGAAD, via the coding sequence ATGCTCTCATCGCCCGCCTGGCTCACGCTAGAAGTGAAGTATCCAGACCGTGCCACAGCGTTCTACGAGGCCTTTCTGGAGCTCGACATCGTTTCAGAGGGCCCAGATGAAGCCGTACTCGCGGCCGGTGATACCGAGCTTAGACTCCGTGCACCGGGAACAGTGCCGCGCGGTGGGCTCCACACGCACTACGCACTGACAATCCCCGAGCGGGAGTACGACGACTGGTACGACCGGCTGGACGAGCGCTTCGACCTGGTCGAACACACCTTCGGCGACGCGCGCTCGCTGTACTTCTACGACCCGGAGGGCAACTGCGTCGAACTCGGGGAGCGTGCGATCGACGGCACTGGCGTCACGGGCCTGTTCGAACTCGTCCTTGAAGCCGAGGAGCTGTCCTCGGCGATGGAGTTCTACACCACGCTCGGGTTCGAGGTGGTCGACGACGGCCGTGACGAGGGCCGGGTCAGACTCTCGACTGGCGAACTCGATCTGGAACTGTGGTCGCCGCGGCTGGGCATCGCCGACGCCCGCGGCGGTGTCCACGTCGACTTCGGCGTTGTCGCTGACGACCCGAAATCGACGGCCAAGGAGGTCGCCGACGACGCGCTTGCGGTCACGTCGGTCGATGACGGCGTCCGAATCCGGGACCCGGACGGCCACTACCTGACGCTGGTATCCGCGCAGGTAGCCGCGGGTGTCGGCGCGGCCGACTAG
- a CDS encoding HTR-like protein, producing MDHFSIDNIRVLHVDDDSGFADIVSEFLEREDDAFSVETATSVDDALTVLQDARVDCVVSDYDMPQKDGLDFLELVRDDYPGLPFLLFTGKGSEEIASRAISAGVTDYLQKGTGTEQYTVLANRVRNAVRSSRAETAVRRTEDRYHNLVDTAPIPILLFDHNWEALYANEAAVAFLDADSFTEIAGKKASDFLHPDDREAARKRFQRLMREDISVPEREYRVVTVEGETKTATVATAPGYYRGEKVAQAMLYR from the coding sequence ATGGACCACTTCTCGATAGATAACATCAGAGTGCTCCACGTTGACGACGATTCCGGCTTCGCCGATATCGTCTCGGAGTTCCTCGAACGGGAAGACGACGCGTTCTCCGTTGAGACCGCGACGAGCGTTGATGACGCGCTGACAGTGCTTCAGGACGCCCGGGTCGATTGCGTCGTCAGTGACTACGATATGCCGCAAAAGGACGGGCTGGACTTTCTCGAACTGGTCAGAGACGACTATCCCGGACTCCCGTTTCTCCTGTTTACCGGCAAGGGCTCGGAAGAAATCGCAAGCCGAGCGATTTCGGCCGGGGTCACCGATTACCTCCAGAAGGGGACCGGGACAGAGCAGTACACCGTGCTGGCAAACCGGGTCAGGAACGCGGTCCGGAGCAGTCGAGCCGAAACCGCGGTGCGGCGCACGGAAGACAGATACCACAATCTCGTCGACACTGCACCGATCCCGATCCTCCTCTTTGATCATAACTGGGAAGCTCTGTACGCTAACGAGGCGGCCGTCGCATTTCTCGATGCGGATTCCTTCACCGAGATTGCTGGGAAGAAGGCGAGCGACTTTCTCCACCCCGACGACCGGGAGGCGGCTAGAAAGCGGTTCCAGCGGCTGATGCGTGAGGACATCTCGGTTCCGGAACGGGAGTACCGCGTGGTGACCGTCGAAGGAGAGACGAAGACAGCGACAGTTGCCACCGCACCCGGCTACTACCGCGGTGAGAAGGTCGCGCAGGCGATGCTGTACCGATAG
- a CDS encoding acetolactate synthase, large subunit, biosynthetic type yields MSERASVPKEEDDTEPETEPEPVTTGAQSVIRALENAGTDYVFGVQGGAIMPVYDALYDSDINHVTMAHEQGASHAADAYGIVTGDPGVCFATSGPGATNLVTGIADANMDSDPVIALTGQVPTEFVGNDAFQETDTVGITQPITKESYFAADSDTVGDDVSEAFALADAGRQGPTLVDLPKDVTQGETEVEPGTPETPETYEVPEEADDENVQEAAEALAAADRPVILSGGGVIKANASSALREFATEYEIPVITTMPGIGSFPEDHELSLEWAGMHGTGYANMAISNTDCMLAIGTRFDDRLTGGVDSFAPDAEVIHVDIDPAEISKNVYADYPLIGDARNVLRQLFDAMPRAPDADEWRDQCQTWKDEYPMEYDTPDDEPLKPQYVVERFSDVTPDDTIVCTGVGQHQMWASQFWEYTEPRTWVSSHGLGTMGYGVPAAIGAKLAAPDQEVVCFDGDGSFLMTVQGLSVAVREQLDITYVVLNNEAVGMVRQWQDGFYEGRRMASEYPWIPQFDKLAEAFGARGFTLESYENVEETIQEARDYDGPSVIDAHIDPGENVFPMVPSGGDNGLFALNEDHLDMI; encoded by the coding sequence ATGAGCGAACGCGCATCCGTCCCCAAGGAAGAGGACGACACGGAGCCAGAAACCGAACCGGAACCGGTCACAACGGGCGCACAATCGGTCATCCGTGCGCTTGAAAACGCCGGGACAGACTACGTCTTCGGCGTTCAGGGCGGCGCGATCATGCCCGTCTACGACGCGCTGTACGACTCAGACATCAACCACGTCACGATGGCCCACGAACAGGGGGCCTCACACGCGGCAGACGCGTACGGCATCGTCACCGGCGACCCCGGCGTCTGTTTCGCCACGTCCGGGCCCGGCGCGACGAACCTCGTGACCGGCATCGCCGACGCCAACATGGATTCGGACCCGGTCATCGCACTGACCGGCCAGGTCCCGACGGAGTTCGTCGGCAACGACGCCTTCCAGGAGACGGACACGGTCGGCATCACCCAGCCCATCACGAAGGAGAGCTACTTCGCCGCCGACTCCGATACAGTCGGCGACGATGTCAGCGAAGCGTTTGCGCTTGCCGATGCCGGCCGGCAGGGACCGACGCTGGTCGACCTTCCGAAGGACGTGACCCAGGGCGAGACCGAGGTCGAACCCGGCACGCCGGAGACGCCGGAGACCTACGAGGTGCCCGAGGAAGCCGACGACGAGAACGTCCAGGAAGCCGCAGAGGCACTGGCCGCTGCCGACCGCCCGGTCATCCTCTCGGGCGGCGGCGTCATCAAGGCGAACGCGTCGAGCGCGCTCCGTGAGTTCGCCACGGAGTACGAGATTCCGGTCATCACGACGATGCCCGGTATCGGCTCCTTCCCCGAAGACCACGAACTCTCGCTCGAATGGGCCGGGATGCACGGCACCGGCTACGCCAACATGGCGATTAGCAACACCGACTGCATGCTGGCTATCGGGACGCGCTTCGACGACCGCCTGACCGGGGGCGTCGACTCCTTCGCCCCCGACGCGGAGGTCATCCACGTCGACATCGACCCCGCCGAAATCAGCAAAAACGTCTACGCTGACTACCCACTCATCGGGGACGCCCGGAACGTGCTGCGGCAGCTGTTCGATGCGATGCCGCGCGCACCGGACGCCGACGAGTGGCGCGACCAGTGCCAGACCTGGAAAGACGAGTACCCGATGGAGTACGACACGCCCGACGACGAGCCGTTGAAGCCGCAGTACGTCGTCGAGCGCTTCTCGGACGTGACACCTGACGACACCATCGTCTGTACCGGCGTCGGCCAGCACCAGATGTGGGCCTCCCAGTTCTGGGAGTACACCGAACCCCGCACGTGGGTGTCTTCGCATGGTCTCGGGACGATGGGGTACGGCGTGCCCGCCGCTATCGGCGCGAAACTCGCCGCCCCGGACCAGGAGGTCGTCTGCTTCGACGGCGACGGCTCGTTCCTGATGACTGTCCAGGGCCTTTCCGTCGCCGTTCGAGAGCAACTGGACATCACCTACGTCGTCCTCAACAATGAGGCGGTCGGGATGGTCCGGCAGTGGCAGGACGGCTTCTACGAGGGCCGCCGGATGGCCTCGGAGTACCCGTGGATTCCGCAGTTCGACAAGCTCGCTGAGGCCTTCGGCGCACGCGGGTTCACGCTCGAATCCTACGAGAACGTCGAGGAGACGATACAGGAAGCACGCGACTACGACGGCCCGAGCGTCATCGACGCCCATATCGACCCCGGGGAGAACGTCTTCCCGATGGTCCCCAGCGGCGGTGACAACGGCCTGTTCGCGCTCAACGAAGACCATCTGGACATGATCTAA
- a CDS encoding ketol-acid reductoisomerase has protein sequence MSDELTTTVYYDEDADVSTIDDETVAVLGYGSQGHAHALNLHESGVDVIVGLREDSSSWADAEDAGLRVETPDVAAGEADRVVMLVPDTIQPAVYEAIEDELDAGDTLQFAHGFNIHYGQIEPPEDVDVTMVAPKSPGHLVRRTYERGEGTPGLIAVYQDATGNAKEESLAYAKGIGCTRAGVIETSFQEEVETDLFGEQAVLCGGVTEMVKAGFETLVDAGYAPEMAYFECLNELKLIVDLMYEGGHMGMWNSVSDTAEYGGLTRGEEVIDRDGMEKILEEVQNGEFAREWINENQANRPAYKQYRDAEQNHQIEAVGENLRELFAWGEDADAEKTEAPADD, from the coding sequence ATGTCTGACGAACTTACCACAACAGTCTATTACGACGAGGACGCTGACGTATCGACTATCGACGACGAGACCGTAGCCGTGCTGGGATACGGGTCGCAGGGCCACGCCCACGCGCTGAACCTCCACGAGTCCGGCGTAGACGTAATCGTCGGTCTCCGGGAGGATTCGTCTTCCTGGGCCGACGCCGAGGACGCCGGCCTCCGGGTCGAGACCCCCGACGTGGCCGCCGGTGAGGCAGACCGCGTCGTGATGCTCGTCCCCGACACGATTCAGCCGGCCGTGTACGAGGCCATCGAGGACGAACTCGACGCCGGCGACACGCTCCAGTTCGCCCACGGCTTCAACATCCACTACGGCCAGATCGAACCGCCGGAGGACGTGGACGTGACGATGGTCGCGCCGAAGTCCCCCGGCCACCTCGTGCGCCGGACCTACGAGCGCGGCGAGGGAACGCCGGGTCTCATCGCAGTGTATCAGGACGCGACCGGCAACGCCAAGGAGGAGTCCCTGGCCTACGCCAAGGGCATCGGCTGCACTCGCGCCGGGGTCATCGAGACGTCCTTCCAGGAGGAGGTCGAGACGGACCTCTTCGGCGAGCAGGCCGTCCTCTGTGGCGGCGTCACCGAGATGGTCAAGGCCGGCTTCGAGACGCTGGTCGATGCCGGCTACGCCCCGGAGATGGCCTACTTCGAGTGTCTGAACGAACTCAAGCTCATTGTCGACCTGATGTACGAGGGCGGCCACATGGGCATGTGGAACTCCGTCTCCGACACCGCCGAGTACGGTGGGTTGACCCGCGGCGAGGAAGTCATCGACCGCGATGGCATGGAGAAGATTCTCGAAGAGGTCCAAAACGGCGAGTTCGCCCGCGAGTGGATCAACGAGAACCAGGCCAACCGACCCGCCTACAAGCAGTATCGCGACGCAGAACAGAACCACCAGATCGAAGCCGTCGGCGAGAACCTGCGCGAACTGTTCGCGTGGGGCGAGGACGCCGACGCAGAGAAGACAGAAGCTCCAGCAGATGACTAA
- a CDS encoding 3-isopropylmalate dehydratase large subunit produces MSSGTLYDKVWDQHKVTTLPNGQDQLFVGLHLIHEVTSPQAFGMLKERGLEVARPDLTHATVDHIVPTANQDRPYSDDAAETMMAELEENVRDAGIQFSDPTTGDQGIVHVIGPEQGITQPGKTIVCGDSHTSTHGAFGALAFGIGTSQIRDVLATQTIAMEKQKVRKIEVSGELDEGVEAKDIILEIIRRLGTEGGVGYVYEYAGETIENLDMEGRMSICNMSIEGGARAGYVNPDETTYEWLEQTDYFQEHPEKFEELKPYWESIRSDDDAEYDDVVEIDASELDPVVTWGTTPGQGIGIDDPIPEPESLADDKVDTARRAQEHMRVEPGETMEGYDIDVAFLGSCTNARLPDLRRAARIVKGREVADDVRAFVVPGSQRVQRAAEEEGLKDIFEKAGFEWRNAGCSMCLGMNEDQLEGDEACASSSNRNFVGRQGSKDGRTVLMNPRMVAAAAITGEVSDVRELKEVNLA; encoded by the coding sequence ATGAGTTCGGGAACGCTGTACGACAAGGTATGGGACCAGCACAAGGTCACAACCCTGCCGAACGGTCAGGACCAACTGTTCGTCGGGCTGCACCTCATTCATGAGGTCACCAGCCCGCAGGCCTTTGGTATGCTCAAAGAGCGCGGCCTCGAAGTCGCGCGCCCGGACCTGACCCACGCGACAGTTGACCACATCGTCCCAACCGCGAACCAGGACCGGCCCTACAGCGACGACGCGGCCGAGACGATGATGGCCGAACTCGAAGAGAACGTCCGCGACGCCGGCATCCAGTTTTCCGACCCGACGACGGGCGATCAGGGGATCGTCCACGTCATCGGCCCGGAGCAGGGCATCACCCAGCCCGGCAAGACTATCGTCTGTGGCGACAGCCACACATCGACTCATGGTGCCTTCGGTGCGCTCGCCTTTGGTATCGGGACCAGCCAGATTCGGGACGTGCTGGCCACCCAGACCATCGCGATGGAGAAACAGAAGGTCCGCAAGATAGAGGTCTCCGGCGAACTCGACGAGGGCGTCGAGGCCAAGGACATCATCCTCGAAATCATCCGCCGGCTCGGCACCGAGGGTGGCGTCGGCTACGTGTACGAGTACGCCGGCGAGACCATCGAGAACCTCGACATGGAGGGGCGGATGTCCATCTGTAACATGTCCATCGAGGGCGGCGCTCGCGCGGGCTACGTCAACCCCGACGAGACCACCTACGAGTGGCTGGAGCAGACGGACTACTTCCAGGAGCACCCCGAGAAGTTCGAGGAACTCAAGCCGTACTGGGAGTCCATCCGCTCGGACGACGACGCCGAATACGACGACGTCGTCGAAATCGACGCCAGCGAACTGGACCCGGTCGTCACCTGGGGAACCACACCCGGCCAGGGCATCGGCATCGACGACCCGATTCCGGAACCCGAGTCGCTGGCCGACGACAAGGTCGACACCGCCCGCCGCGCTCAGGAGCACATGCGCGTCGAGCCCGGCGAGACCATGGAAGGCTACGACATTGACGTGGCCTTCCTCGGCTCCTGTACGAACGCTCGACTCCCCGACCTGCGACGCGCGGCTCGCATCGTCAAGGGCCGAGAAGTCGCCGACGACGTGCGCGCGTTCGTCGTCCCCGGCAGCCAGCGCGTCCAGCGCGCCGCCGAGGAAGAAGGGCTCAAGGACATCTTTGAGAAGGCCGGCTTCGAGTGGCGAAACGCCGGCTGTTCGATGTGCCTGGGCATGAACGAGGACCAACTGGAGGGCGACGAGGCCTGTGCCTCTTCCTCCAACCGGAACTTCGTCGGTCGGCAGGGCAGCAAGGACGGCCGCACGGTCCTGATGAACCCCCGGATGGTGGCCGCCGCGGCCATCACTGGCGAGGTCTCTGACGTGCGCGAACTGAAGGAGGTGAATTTAGCGTGA
- a CDS encoding acetolactate synthase small subunit has product MPGPAPDERMRPKGRRNTQGIRVDPEAEVTHEPRQAVLSALVKHRPGVLSEVSALFSRRQFNIESLTVGPTVDEDTARMTILIEEPDPGIDQAKKQLRKLVPVISVRELEGEAVRRELALVKVSGEKPDDVNAVADMYNGQAVDASTDSVTVEITGSKQKIDAAIEAFKQFDVQEIVRTGAAALERGPKTLEKDV; this is encoded by the coding sequence ATGCCAGGCCCCGCGCCGGACGAACGGATGCGCCCGAAGGGCCGACGCAACACGCAGGGAATCCGCGTCGACCCCGAGGCCGAAGTGACACACGAACCGCGCCAGGCGGTGCTGTCCGCGCTGGTCAAACACCGACCGGGCGTGCTGTCGGAGGTGTCGGCGCTGTTCAGCCGGCGGCAGTTCAACATCGAAAGTCTCACCGTCGGGCCAACAGTCGACGAGGACACAGCCCGGATGACGATCCTCATCGAGGAGCCGGACCCGGGGATCGACCAGGCGAAAAAGCAACTGCGGAAGCTCGTTCCCGTCATCTCGGTCAGGGAACTCGAAGGCGAGGCCGTCCGCCGGGAGCTCGCGCTGGTGAAAGTCAGCGGCGAGAAGCCCGACGACGTCAACGCCGTCGCCGACATGTACAACGGGCAGGCCGTCGACGCGTCGACCGACTCTGTCACCGTCGAGATTACGGGCAGCAAGCAGAAGATCGACGCCGCCATCGAGGCGTTCAAGCAGTTCGACGTGCAGGAGATTGTGCGAACCGGGGCCGCCGCACTGGAACGCGGCCCGAAAACATTAGAGAAAGATGTCTGA